CCTACCGCCGAATgcaagcgcgcggcgagataCAATGAAAAACGGGAGACAATCATATCTCAGAGCGGGCTTTGCCGCTTGTAGTAAACAACTCTTCGCGCGCCTAGCGACTATGATCGCTGGGCGGTTGtatctcgccgcgcgcttctAATCGGTGGTAGTCTGGGCGGATATGCGCTTATTTGGcgattagtaattaataactcgTTAACTGCGAAAATTCCAAGTGGTACAGGACTTTTCGATTCAGTTTAGTTCGTTCTATAGCACACGAGCGCTTTGTCAAAATTTCAGGGACACCCTGtacatattttgaaatattcttaagcaattatttattaaatattgctaaacattgctgttttttttaaattgtcttTTAGTGCTATCGTTGTTAGCTTGTATCGCACCTTCAATTTTGCCGCGTATTATGTATGCTGtatcttttacaaataaatctcAATCGCCTTCAATGCAGATAATAACGGAATACTTTATCGATAAAGAAAagtattcttatttaattatgttacacACAAATGCAGCATTTTTCGTAGCAATAGCTGTGATACTAGCGACAGGATCAATGATTATAATGCATTTCATACATGTCTGTGGAATGTTTCAAATTGCCAGGtaagaaaaacattataataatacaatataatgtaaaagttATATTGTGAATGGAATTTGTttcttcatataaaaatacttcaaaaaaactattattaatcCATCTTAGAATTTGATCATCTCTCAATGTTAATCTATAGCtaattgtatatgtaataaaaatgtgtataaattatttttagttaccGTATAGAGCGagcaatgataaaaattaatctgaaaacatgtaatatgaaaaaaacaaatatagttTACACAGGGATAGTTTATACCGTGGATATGCATCGCAAAGCTATGCAGTTCGTatcaaataatgcatatataaaatatatacagagaGTGTTTTGTATAATATCGAGACTAACTTAAGGATCAAATCTTTTCTTGTAAAACtggaataaaattctttataataaacatatcaaaataaattatcagtaatataatatttgttgctttagacaaatttatcaaaaaatttaattaaaatttcaatccAGAACGCATTCATAAACACAGTTaatgtaaaagataataaaagtataaaattgtaaagaaaGTTGTCGCGTTAGTCAAGCAAAAACGTgcactaattaataaaaaaatttgtttactaCAATACAAGTAATAATATCTTCTTATTTTTGAAGGTACTTTAACCTTTTAATGTCCACAATTAACATGTCTATGTCCTTGTTCTTCATGGCGGCAGTGATCTCCGCAAGTCTCAATCTTTTTCGAGTAAACTTTGTTTTCTGTTATTATAtctatctttaaataaatataataaaattatacataatacatttttatatttattaaaacatttaaaagactacttcattaatattattagcatAAATTAGATTTGCTGTACATTACAAAATATGCAGATTATAAGACacatagaattataattactataataaatctgcgaaaagattaattgttactatataattaatatgttaggTTTTTCAGGAGATAAACTCTGGATTTGACATCAAGAAATGTATATTGCCCTTCTTGTTTTTATCTGCTATTTATGTATACCTATTTTGTGGTAATGCTATGTCACAAAAAGTTGTGGAtcattataataacatatttgttGCGGCGTAAGAAAGATTTTCATACATgctattttgatattaaaatttttctagtaaacagcaaaattaatgtatatataatattaattacatcaaataagaaataaagtccataaaacaaatatacagTTCACGAATCTTATTCGCGTAAAATTAGTTATTTGTTGTTTAGTCGTATTGTTTCGTAGGTACAACGTTAAGTGGTACATAGCTCCTTTACATATACAAAGGTTGATACTTCTCCTGCTGCAAAGAGGCACCAAACACTATTACGTGATGCTTGCTGGATTGTTTGTGGCCTAGAGGGTTTTGGAAcggtaaaaattatactatgtatcataatgtacaatattttgtgTAACGCACTTCAATTTTACCAgaccaaataattttatttattgcagttGATAAACGCATCGGTATCTTATTTTACCTTCATTTATTCTACAAGccgtgtataaaaataatagtataaataaaataaaaaatattaataaaaacactgcgatatatttgatattacaataaataaaacacaGCTCCAAATTAATTGActcaaattgattttaaagataaacacattaaataatcaaaaaattatttatgtccCGAAAACTTTTGCCCATTTTTTAAACGTATATCAATGAAACATTGATACCATCATAGCTGTCCTATTTATAGTTATAGTATATTTCTCTtcagaacaaaatatatctttcgtGCTCAcgcaatgaaataaattctagAACTGACAAAGGTGAGAAACGCATGCGCAGCATTTGTATAAGTAgtcgtctttttttcttttttttttatgagaagaAGACATctgtaaaatttcttttcatattaaatCGATTACTTAATCGTATTACTCTTCCATAAGAAATTTGCTAAATTGTATGTCGGATCTCACGGTGGTACTTTctaatattagttttataaaaaatataaaataaaaagaaagaatactCAATCGATGAGCGAGAAGGAGGGGATGAGCAAACTATTCCCAACTTCTTACCTGTCATATGCGTTTCGACGACCGAAGAGATGAGTTGTTTAAAGACGCAGTACTTTAGTATCAATCGAATTCTTTTGCTCATGATTGGTTCATGGCCATATAAACAATCTACATTTGTTCGACTGCAACTGATTTTGCTCTACAGTATTGTGACaagctttattatatttcaggtACAttgatgtttttaataattttttaatacttcgTTATTATATAATCTACAAATTACTATCTCAATATTTGTGAAAACctgatataattacatttaaaaaaaattaggaaacattatgtttatatttattttaatataatcattatatatcAATCATACATGTAAGTTATATATCCAACAGAGAGAGTTACAGAATAGGCAGTTACTAATATAAGCATTTATGTCCactaataaaacataaacGCACATGGTTTCTTTTggtaataatatgtattttaattatttgtagttTACAGCATTTGTGACTTCAAAGTTTACTCCGGAAATTGTTATCGAAATTTTCTCTAacacatttttcttcattctCTGCATGTTTCAATATAACgcatttacttttaatttgaaaattgtaagtaaacagattattatttgtttaaataaatatgtcatACATGTTGTGCCAAATCTTACAAATCAAAtggcattaaaattatttaaataatagataaagaatttattagaaatactTCAGCATATATACGATGAGCTCAGAGATGAGGGCGAAGTCGccattatagaaaaatattggattATCGCAAGACGCTATGCTGTTGTACTTACAGGTAAAGCAATTCTTTAATGACttctatttaaaacatatataaattttaatttaaataaaataatgagtaCTAAATAAGCGTATTTTGGATAGATTGGGActagtatattttaattttcaactgtataatatttttaaatctattaaaatctacgtaaagaaaaaataatataaataaacatctcTATTCAGTATTCATATTCATCAAGCAATGTGTCCGAGATCAAAATACGTTCATTTTTTCCAGTTTGTTTCTATTTCTAACGTCGTTTAAGATATACAAGTACATGAATtggatgtaaaataaataaataaataattatttaattatttaaacaattgaaaatttttgataattacaaAGCAAtggtttaataaatattactaaatatcgctgttttttaaaattgtgttttagTGCTTGCGTCATTTGGTTGTATCGCGCTCTTAATTTTGCCGCATATTATGTATGCTGTATCTCTTACGAATGAATCTCAATCATTTTCGCTACTCATAATTACGGAGTACTTTATAGACAAAGAAAGATATTCGTATTTAATTGTACTACACGCAAATGCTGCAATTTGCATAGTAATAACCGCAATACTAGCGACAGGATCAATGATTATCATGTATTTCCAGCATGCCTGCGGAATGTTTAAAATTGCTaggtaagaaaaatattattataaattgtaaaaaataaattgcaaataaaattagtttcttTACACAAAAATACTTCAAAAACACTATTATTAATGCATCTCGGAATTTTGTCATGTCTCAATGTTAGtctaaagttaaatataatatatacgtaatggaatatacaaattatttctagTTACCGCATAGAGCAAGCAATGATGAAAATTAATCTGGAAACGAATACAAAAAACACAAATATGGTTTATATAGGGATAGTTTATGCCGTGGATATGCATCGCAAAGCTATGCAGTTAGTATCAAATCAtgcatgtataaaaaatatataaagtgtttcgcataatatcaatattcgctaaaaaaaaaaagtttttttcttaaaaaaatatcaagagcattattaaattatgagtAATAAAATACTCATAGATGTAGTACAaactgaataaatttatttaactgaAACTTGAATTCAGAATGTACCCATAAACATAgttgacataaaaaaaaatgaaattgtaaaGATGTCGTTAGTCACAATGTCactagttaataaaaaaatttatttaattcagcCAAGTAATagcattttcttatttttgaagGTTCGTAAATCTTTTAATGTCTACAATTAACATATCTATGGCCTTATTCGCCGTGGCGTCAGTGATATGCGCGAGCCTTAATCTTTTTCgagtaaattttgttttctgttattaaaactaatttcaaatataagtaCAAGTTACATAAtacgttaataattatataatatatttcatatttattaaacattaaaagattattttattaataaattattggaataaataatatttgctgtACACGTTAGAATCTAtgatattgattataaaacatatagaattatgattaatgaatctgcaaaaatattaataatttttatataattagtatGTCAGATTTTTCAGGAAGTAAACTGTGGATTCAATATCAAGAAAATGTCACTGCCTATAGTGTTTCTATGTGCCATCTATGTGTACCTATTTTGTGCTAATCTCATGGGACAGATAATTATGGACCATAATAATGACATATTTGTTACTgcgtaagaaaaatttttactcatgatactttaatattaaaattttctcaataaaaagtaaagttaatgtttatataatatttaaataaaataaggaataaattaaaaatacgatacaattaaaaacagatatgCGTACATTATTCACGAATTTTACGcgcatcaaattatttatttgttgtttaGTTATTGTTTCATAGGTACAACGTTAAATGGTATGTAGCTTCCTTACATATACAAAGATTGATACTTTTTTTGCTGCAAAGAGGCACAAAACGTTTTCACCTGATTATTGCTGGAATGTTTGTAGGATGCTTTGAGGGCTTCGCAACggtaaaatttatactatgtatcaatgtattttacgtagtgtactttaatttcactagaaaaatgtcatttattacAGCTAACGACCGCATCAATATCTTACTTTACCGTCATTTATTCTACAAGCCAATCTACAAAgtaatcttatataaaattaaaaaaaattaattgcaaattgacggtatgttaaatatttagacaaataaagcataaatttaatggaattcatgcaaattaatttaatacaaaatgatatgcaacgtcaataattaaaaattatttgtagataTTATTCCTTTTTAACTGTTTTACTATCTTTTAAGGGGCTACATACACCtagaaattgtgaaaaaatgcattttttgttttttgcatATTCGAAAAGTATAAGGTCTTGAGAATATCCCCTGCAAGTTTCAAAGTgatttcttgaaaattgtcGGAGATATAGCGAAAAAGGTCTAAGCGCGTATCAACGTTTTTATCGGAATGTcaaactttaaacgcgtttttctcgaaaccatGTTTTCAAAACGCGTACcagaaatatctcgaaaacgACTGGACCAATTTACTTGATTTGGAGGGCTTAATCTACACAAAAAAAGGCAGTCTTTATCgtggcaaattttttttggagcccttattttttttgcagctAAAAGAATGACCGATTTTTACCCTAAAAAtcactgtttttatttaaacggccgccattttgtcaaaaatcaatatttaaaaaaacggcCACGATAAAAACTAGATAATTTCATACAGTTTGAGAAAATTCTAgtctgatttatttaaaacaagtCTTGTACGAGCTGTATCTATCTGATACCGCGGAGCACCTTTTTTCAACATGGTCTTGTGCCGAGGACAATATCtccattttcaaatatttctatttcaaatttattctgaAACATGTTGTAACAACGTACATTAGAGTAAAAAAACCTAGgattaattacatacattacgtttctcaaaaaaaaaatcgagaaaaaggcctattttttacgtttctaGGTGTATGTAGCCCCTTAATGTATAACACCACTccattttttagtaaaaagtttgctttatcattattaaatatttatatttgatttttttaataacagataATGCACACGTGTTCAGATAGTATGAGAGTTGACATCAAAaaagcatatttaaaaatgcatagaaGATATTTggttaaacaaattttagtaaacaaataatattatataaataattttactaataacaaaattgaaaatttacatgtCAGCACTGATGCTACACTTGAGTAAACTTAACTTAGAAAAAAAacgcattaaaataaaatttatataaaatttgacgctaaaaaattgtaactttAATTGCGtgacttttatttaaaaaattttctgaccaaaagaattttaaaagaaagtaaCATCTCCAGAATTTATACTAAGGTTCTGCgtttaacaatatattgcatattcatatatgtatagaaaatcatatatattatttttgataatacaaAGAAACACTAAAGCTTTTGAGACTAgagtgataatatattttactagtAGTAACTTAAAAGCaagtacatatgtatatccTGCTGTTTAACAGTATTTATACAATCGTACACCACAAATGTTCATACTAGACTGAAAGAAACGGAACTGTAGAGCTGAAAAATTGTGGCCATTGCGGTTGCGCGACTTATGTACAGAAAAAccttcttataaaaattattctgtgaGAAAAGACATTCaataaattgcttttaatgtaatatcgaTTCCTTATTTATAAACTCTATGCCAAGAAAATTTCCTAAATTGCGATAGTTTGATCACACGGTTACATTTTATGTCGCTTTATATTACACTAGCGCTAAATTACACAATTTCTTGTGAAATTTacgttaagaaaaaaaagtaaattgaaAGAATGGGGTAAGTACACTTTTGtgaatttactttttatcaaaCGTGTCTGTACACTCGCGCAGAAATGATCTCTCTCGAGACTCGTTATTTTAATACCAATCGcattttattacttatctTAGGCTTGTGGCCTTACAAGCAATCGCTATTTACTCGACTTCAGTTAATTCTACTTTTTAATACTCTAACTACTTATGTTCTATTTCAGGtatatcattatttcaatTGTGCAAATAAGCggaattgtattataatttataataataatttgttactaaattattgtatatagaGGGAGGCAACGAGAaatccattatttaaaaactttaaagttaattattgATAGTCTTAGCTAACtaaaatatcttctttaaatacaattaattcaataacCACTACGTTTATGTTATAGAAGAGTAACAAAGAATCCCACCCCTAAGGAATTTAGAATACATTTAGAATTTTAGTAAAGCAAAGTATTGTTTTAAATGCGATTGgttcaacaaaaatattattttcagtttaCGATATTTCTGACGTCAAAATGTACTCTAGAT
This DNA window, taken from Linepithema humile isolate Giens D197 chromosome 7, Lhum_UNIL_v1.0, whole genome shotgun sequence, encodes the following:
- the LOC137001307 gene encoding uncharacterized protein isoform X1 → MSCLKTQYFSINRILLLMIGSWPYKQSTFVRLQLILLYSIVTSFIIFQFTAFVTSKFTPEIVIEIFSNTFFFILCMFQYNAFTFNLKIIKNLLEILQHIYDELRDEGEVAIIEKYWIIARRYAVVLTVLASFGCIALLILPHIMYAVSLTNESQSFSLLIITEYFIDKERYSYLIVLHANAAICIVITAILATGSMIIMYFQHACGMFKIASYRIEQAMMKINLETNTKNTNMVYIGIVYAVDMHRKAMQFVNLLMSTINISMALFAVASVICASLNLFRIFQEVNCGFNIKKMSLPIVFLCAIYVYLFCANLMGQIIMDHNNDIFVTAYNVKWYVASLHIQRLILFLLQRGTKRFHLIIAGMFVGCFEGFATVKFILCINVFYVVYFNFTRKMSFITANDRINILLYRHLFYKPIYKVILYKIKKN
- the LOC137001307 gene encoding uncharacterized protein isoform X2 produces the protein MSCLKTQYFSINRILLLMIGSWPYKQSTFVRLQLILLYSIVTSFIIFQFTAFVTSKFTPEIVIEIFSNTFFFILCMFQYNAFTFNLKINLLEILQHIYDELRDEGEVAIIEKYWIIARRYAVVLTVLASFGCIALLILPHIMYAVSLTNESQSFSLLIITEYFIDKERYSYLIVLHANAAICIVITAILATGSMIIMYFQHACGMFKIASYRIEQAMMKINLETNTKNTNMVYIGIVYAVDMHRKAMQFVNLLMSTINISMALFAVASVICASLNLFRIFQEVNCGFNIKKMSLPIVFLCAIYVYLFCANLMGQIIMDHNNDIFVTAYNVKWYVASLHIQRLILFLLQRGTKRFHLIIAGMFVGCFEGFATVKFILCINVFYVVYFNFTRKMSFITANDRINILLYRHLFYKPIYKVILYKIKKN
- the LOC137001307 gene encoding uncharacterized protein isoform X3, with protein sequence MSCLKTQYFSINRILLLMIGSWPYKQSTFVRLQLILLYSIVTSFIIFQFTAFVTSKFTPEIVIEIFSNTFFFILCMFQYNAFTFNLKIHIYDELRDEGEVAIIEKYWIIARRYAVVLTVLASFGCIALLILPHIMYAVSLTNESQSFSLLIITEYFIDKERYSYLIVLHANAAICIVITAILATGSMIIMYFQHACGMFKIASYRIEQAMMKINLETNTKNTNMVYIGIVYAVDMHRKAMQFVNLLMSTINISMALFAVASVICASLNLFRIFQEVNCGFNIKKMSLPIVFLCAIYVYLFCANLMGQIIMDHNNDIFVTAYNVKWYVASLHIQRLILFLLQRGTKRFHLIIAGMFVGCFEGFATVKFILCINVFYVVYFNFTRKMSFITANDRINILLYRHLFYKPIYKVILYKIKKN
- the LOC137001307 gene encoding odorant receptor 33b-like isoform X4, which codes for MSCLKTQYFSINRILLLMIGSWPYKQSTFVRLQLILLYSIVTSFIIFQFTAFVTSKFTPEIVIEIFSNTFFFILCMFQYNAFTFNLKIIKNLLEILQHIYDELRDEGEVAIIEKYWIIARRYAVVLTVLASFGCIALLILPHIMYAVSLTNESQSFSLLIITEYFIDKERYSYLIVLHANAAICIVITAILATGSMIIMYFQHACGMFKIASYRIEQAMMKINLETNTKNTNMVYIGIVYAVDMHRKAMQFVNLLMSTINISMALFAVASVICASLNLFRIFQEVNCGFNIKKMSLPIVFLCAIYVYLFCANLMGQIIMDHNNDIFVTAYNVKWYVASLHIQRLILFLLQRGTKRFHLIIAGMFVGCFEGFATLTTASISYFTVIYSTSQSTK